The Glutamicibacter mishrai DNA window CGACTAGGCGCGTGCCACTTGCGCTGCGGCGACACGGCTGCGCATCTGCTCCAACTGGTACTTCGAGACCTCGATGGCGTTCTCGTTTTCGGCAAAAACGCTCGAGACCATCACGCTCTCCTCGCGGTCGGCGAAGCCATTGGCCACCAGGCCCGAGAAGAACTCATCCCAATTCACATCGCCGTCACCGATCTTCAGGTGCTGGTGCACGCGCACCGGATTGCCCGGAGGGTTGGTGATGTAGCGCAACCCGTGCGATGCGTGGTGGTCCATGGTGTCGGCCACGTGGACCACACGCAGCCGATCCCCCACGGTCCCCATGATCTCCAAAGGCTGGTCCTTCATGTGGAAGGAATGCGAGGCAACGTAGACGAAGGACAGGTTCGGTGAATTGACCCCGCGGATCACCCGCCACGCGGCCAGGCCCTCCTCCACGAAGTCATCCGGGTGCGGATCGATAGCCACGTTGATGCCTTCGCGCTCGATGATCGGCACCAGCTCTTCCATGGACCGGTAGAACGCGGCCTCGGATTCCTCGGCGCGCTCCGGGCGCCCGGAGAACTCTGTATTCATCTGGTTCACGCCCAGGTCCACGGCGATCTGGATCGCGCGCTTCCAATAGCGCACCGCGGCCTGGCGGAGGTTCTCATCGGGCGAGGACCAACGCAGCACCGGGAGCACCGAGGCAATGCCCACGCCAGCGCCCTTGCACTCGGCGGCCAGCTTGGCGACCAGGTCATCATCGGCCTTCGGATGGGTGAAGAACGGAATGATGTCCGCATGCGGGGTCAGCTGGATGTAGTCATAACCCAATTCCGCAGCCAGCTTGGGGAACTCCAGAACCGAGTGGGTGGAATGGAACGGGGTCGGATCCAATGCGTATTTCATGATGCCCTTAGCTGTAGAGATCCGGCTTGCTGTTCAGCTTCACTTCAACCTTGGCACCGGTGCGCTGGGCCTCGACGCCCGCCTCGCAGCAGGCCGCAGTGGCGTAGCCATCCCATGCGTTCGGCCCGCCAATTTCATCGCGCAACGCGGCGTCAACCCAGGACTGGATTTCGGTGTCGTAGGCTGCGCCGAAGCGTTCCTCGAAACCAGGGGTGACCTTGCCGCCCCACTGGCCTGCGGTCCGCACATATGGGCCGGCATCGTTGCCGATGGACACGATGCCGTCTTCAAAGGACGCCTGGGTGGCCACTTCGTAGCCGAACTTGGCGTTGACGTAGATCTCCACGTCAGCCAGGACACCCGACGAGGTTTCCAGCAGGACATGCTGCGGATCGTGCTGGCCGTTCGGCGCATTGCGGGTGGCCTTGCCCAGACGCACCTGCACCGAGGTGATTTCCTCGCCGGTGAAGAAGCGGATGGCGTCGAATTCGTGCACCACCGAGTCGTTGATCAGCATCTCGTTGGTGAAACCCTCAGGTGTGTTCGGGTTGCGGTGCTGGTGGTGGAGCACCAGCAGTTCGCCCAGGCCCTGGTTCTCGATCAGCTGGCGCAGCTGCTGGTATTCGGCGTCAAAGCGGCGCATGAAGCCCACCTGGATGCGCTTGCGGCCCAGCTTGGCCTCGGCCTCGACGATTTCC harbors:
- a CDS encoding sugar phosphate isomerase/epimerase family protein; protein product: MKYALDPTPFHSTHSVLEFPKLAAELGYDYIQLTPHADIIPFFTHPKADDDLVAKLAAECKGAGVGIASVLPVLRWSSPDENLRQAAVRYWKRAIQIAVDLGVNQMNTEFSGRPERAEESEAAFYRSMEELVPIIEREGINVAIDPHPDDFVEEGLAAWRVIRGVNSPNLSFVYVASHSFHMKDQPLEIMGTVGDRLRVVHVADTMDHHASHGLRYITNPPGNPVRVHQHLKIGDGDVNWDEFFSGLVANGFADREESVMVSSVFAENENAIEVSKYQLEQMRSRVAAAQVARA
- a CDS encoding Gfo/Idh/MocA family protein, with protein sequence MPDILRVAVVGAGRMGADHIQRIHHRISGAEVAAVVDIDSDRVNAAIEGIPGAKGYTDLDAALSSGEVNAVLLATPGFLHHDALLKVLEADIPVLCEKPLTPDAASSWEIVEAEAKLGRKRIQVGFMRRFDAEYQQLRQLIENQGLGELLVLHHQHRNPNTPEGFTNEMLINDSVVHEFDAIRFFTGEEITSVQVRLGKATRNAPNGQHDPQHVLLETSSGVLADVEIYVNAKFGYEVATQASFEDGIVSIGNDAGPYVRTAGQWGGKVTPGFEERFGAAYDTEIQSWVDAALRDEIGGPNAWDGYATAACCEAGVEAQRTGAKVEVKLNSKPDLYS